Part of the Rhineura floridana isolate rRhiFlo1 chromosome 8, rRhiFlo1.hap2, whole genome shotgun sequence genome is shown below.
AGAAGTACTTGCACGAAAAATGTCTGCTGCTCCCTTAACTGGGAGCACCTTATTAATCAAATAAAGTTTTTAAATTGATCTAACCGATAAAATGTCTCAACACTAAAACAAAGGGTAAATACAAGAAATAAGAAGTAGAATGCAATGGAAAggtgaaagcagcagcaaaacgGGTATGGTAGTAAGGCAAAAAAGAAAGTGGTGGTTTCCCACGCCTTTTCAGTTTACTTATGCGGATGAATTTTAAGATCCCAAAATGAATTTATTGGCCAGTTGCTTGACTGATATCCGGCTCCATCCTACGGGCTCAGAGCAACTTAACAGCCCTTTTACTAAGTATCGGTATCTGGCTATTTGGGTTTGGTCTTGTGCAACGTGACCCAGAGCGTGCCAGGCAAAGTGGACAGGTAGGCGGCGGGCAGAGGTAAGGGGGGCAGAGGCAGGCCTGGCGAAAGAAAGGGGgcgggcaggctggctggctcacCCGCGCAGCGCTGGCTGGCCGAGAAGATGTAATGGCAACAGAGGTCGCACCACGTCCTCACCCCTTCCGCAGGCCGGAAACGGTGCGGCTGCCTCAGCTGGGGAGGTTGCACTTGTTGCTGGGGCTCGAAGATGGTCCTAACGTGGCGGGGCCGGTGCAGTCCTTGCCGACGCCGACGACCGAGCATGGGACAGGCCGCCCCCGCCGCGTCTCCATCTTTTCCCTCAGGCAGCGGCAACGACTGCTTGCTCGGAGGCGGGAAGAGCTCCTTCTCCTGTAGCGCGGGGGCCCGGAGGGCCTTTGGCCCCTTTACCACCAGCACTCGCCTCTTCTTGCCTCTCGGGCTCAGGGTCCCGCTGACGATGGAGGGAGGCATTTTTACCGGGGCAGCCCCCGCCATGCTGGGTGCCGGCTGAGAGCCTTCAGAAGCTGCCTTCCTCAGAGACAGTTTTCGTCCTTTCTTCgtccctctctttttctctcaggAAAGGCAAAACCAAAGCTACCACTTGTAGCCGCGCGGGAGGGCACCTATCTGCCAAAGAGCCGCCTCACGGCGCTCTGTGGCTGCAGCAACGCTTGCCTCGCCCAAGGCAGCCGCGGGAGGATACTTTGCCAGCGAGGGCGGGCCAGGCAAGACGAGCCCCTGGCCACGGCCCCACTCGAGAAGAAAAGTCGGGGTGCCTTGGGCGGTTCAGATGCCATCACTGAGCACATATTATTTCAATTACGTTTCTCGGGTTGCTGCATTCTTTGTGTATGGCAGGCTCAGaactacatataaaaatgtagACTTGTAGAACAGGATGATCATCTCTGCAGAATTGTACTGGCTCGGCCAGGATGTAAAATCAACGTGACGGGGCGGAGGCGCACAGCTCTCTTACCTTCGCGATCATCAGCCCCTTTAATGGCTGTTAGAAAGGGCTAAATCTTAGGAGGGTTTACAATGAATTTCATGAGGGGCTTCCAGCCCCTGCTCCTTCCCTTTTCATTCAAGTATTGCAAGAGCGAGGGGAGTGTTTGGTAGTAAGTTTGGTTtcggtttttttaaaggaatttggGATGCATGCCATTAAAGATTGCTTGTTCACTCGTCTGTGATGATGGTGAGGTTAGTTACTAGTTCCCAGTTCTTTCTTTGCTAGAAACACTAAGAAAGAAGGAAAATTCTTATATCCCTGAACCCCAAAGTAGGGTTTGAGtagagttgccatattccagttccacaaatctgggcatgctaatttgcatattatggaaattatttgctaattatgcacgTTAAGcacattacaatttgcattgtccagttttgtttttgtgcctagtaattgccACCAAAAACTGGGAGAGGATGTGAAAaaaattttttcagaaaaaaacccttacattttcagcctcaCATGCCTGTAGTTTCCAACATTATGGATATTCCGAGTCTGTGGATAAAGGGTGGAGCTGCACATGTTGATCAAGTGttgatggaggcggactcccgacgaatgcaattatgccttggtaagtgcctgctctaagctatatatagcagcggtgagggcagcaaaaaagagatactttgctgtcagtattaaggcatcactctcccgcccagcggagctttttaaaactgtacgagggcttttacatcttggccctcgggatactatagattcatctgtagcccgctgtgaagagttcgctggacacttccaagataagatcgcttgcattcgtcggaacttagactccaatattatagcagttggattcaatgaagcatccagatcacggtcttgtcctcatttattggatgagtttcagttggtgcagcttgaggatgttgacaagatccttggactggtgtgggcgaccacgtctgtgctggatccttgcccctcttggctggtgaaagctggcaggaccggaaccgccggctgggccaaggaggtaattaatgcctctttgcgagagggagtggtccctgactgcctaaaagcggcggtagtgagaccgctcctgaagaaaccctccttggacccagataacttgaacaactatagacctgtggcgaatgttccgttcctgggcaaggttctggaatgggtggtggctggccagctccaggggctcttggatgacactgattatctcgatccatttcaatccggttttaggcctgggtttggtaccgaaacagccttggtcgccctgtatgatgacctttgtagggagagggacagggggagtgtgaccctgttgattcttcttgatctctcagctgcttttgataccatcgaccatggtatccttctgggaaggctcacggagttgggggtaatgcttggcactggctccgctcctacttggtgggtcatcaacagaagatagtgcttggggaacactgttcgacaccctggactctccattgtggagtcccacagggatcggtactatcccccatgctttttaacatctatatgaagccgctgggtgcggtcatcaggagttttggagtgcgttgtcaccagtacgctgatgacacgcaactttatttctccttttcatcttcctcaggtgaggctgttaacgtactaaaccgttgcctggccgcgataatggattggatgggagctaacagactgaagcttaatccagacaagaccgagacgctgttagtgagtgccttctctgcccagatggtggatgttcaccctgttctggatggggttacactccccttgaaagaacaggttcatagcttgggagttcttttcgacccttccatCTCTTGAGGctgaggtagcctcagtggcacagaatgctttctatcatcttcgattggtagcccagctacgtccctatctggacagtgacgacctcgcctcagtcgttcatgctctggtaacttctagattggactactgcaatgcgctctacgttgggctgcccttgaagacacttcggaaactacagttagtccagaatgcagcggccagattgttgacgcggaccagaaggtccgctcatataacacctgttctggcccgtctgcactggcttcctatttgttcccgggctaaattcaaagtgctggttttgacctataaagccttacatggcatgggactgcaatacctggtggagcgcctctcccaatatgaaactatgtacactgcgctcaacatctaaggccctcctccgagtaccatcccatcgagaagctcggagggtggtgactagaaatagggccttttcagttgtggcccccgaattgtggaatggtctccctgatgaggtgtgcctggcgccaacgctgctatcttttcggcgccaggtgaaaacctttttatattcccaggcattttaatgtgtactattaatatttattgatgtattttgctgctgttttgatttttgtttacgtctgtttggtttgattccattgtattattgtatttatatattttctgattgttttattgttatgtacaccgcccagagagcccttgggcttagggcggtatataaattaaataaaataaataaaataaataaatgtgcagttttctaaactgctggattctgcatatgcagcaggcaggctgaCTAAAATACTTGATTTTCCTAGGACAGCTGtagtgtccctcattggctaagaacaatgaaagGCATGAGtgggctgatttctcacaaaatgggcagaaaactgcctccacagtttgccttgtatctctggatccaccagggctagagacttgctttttttaaaaaaaaaatgaaagttgtgAATCCAGGACATTTAATGGGCTATGTGGGCaccaggtagcatggctagaatctgggtaaaactgagctaactgggcaatatgggaACCCCACCTTTGGGATACCTCATATCATTTAACTCCATTATTGGCACAGTCTTCTGCGTGAAGCCCAACATTTTTCTTCTATCAAAATTATCATGCTTCTGAAACACTCATAAATGTATGATGACATCATATcataaaaaataaggaactgggggtgcccaccacaAAATATGTTTTGGGCTACCACAAATCATATACACAGGAGAGTGTACTCTACAAGGTGTCATGGGATCCCCTGAGGACCACAGCTTTCTGTGGGAACATGGCAGTGGTCAAGCACACTGCATACCAACAAAATATGGAGGGGGGAAATGATGGTGCCCACTGCAAAATGTGCTTTGGACCACCACAAATCATACACACAGATATCTGAGACAGTGTTCTGTACAAGATGCCATTGGATCCCTCCTGGCCAAGAGCTTCCCCTGAAGTTTTTATAAACActtgtattaaaaatatttttaaaaatactccaATCAGTGTGTCTGATTATACATTATTATAATcctatttaaaatgttttgtttcctTAACCCTCACTTCCCTAAAACTGCAACCAAATCTGTCATACATAGCTGTTATAAATGGTATAGTTGACAATATTCTTGTGCAGATATGTAACCTTTATCTGTTTAGTTGATTCTGAAGAGTTGTTAGTTCCCTGTTCTGAGTTCAAGATTTCTTGTTGGGCACATGGAAGAACTTTCTTGCCAGTTGAAGGTTGAGTCAAATGGGAATCTACTAACTGTGAACAATTGACGAAAAGCAACCTGCAACTTAAAGCAGCAGCAGCTACCCTCAGATGCCCAAAACAAGGCCCATTTATTCATCGGATGACTGAGCCCAGGTGATGAGGTCACCAGTTTGCTCTCTGAGTGTTGTCCTACtgtagtgttgttttttaaaaattgggtgtGACAAATACACTACAGTACTTCTTAATAAATATGACATGTTATTGCCCTGGTAACTGACCATACACAGTGACGTCCAAAGCCATAGACTATTCAGGAGAGCTGACCATTAATAGAGGGAGAAAAGTAGAAGGGGGCAAAATTGACCTGTTCATGTCACTTATAGATTCTAGTTAAGGTTGTGAGAATAttccattaaaattaaaaacatcccTACCATTGCTATATAAGGATATTTTAAATGTGATAAAGGGACATCTCTTTCCCACACTTTGAAAGCCAACCCTCTCTCCCCACAAACTCTCTTGCAATAATCAATCAGGTTTAGGGCTGACATCCACCCTTGCATCTGAGCCCTTAGGTTTGCACAGCATAGTGGGGAAAAGTTTGGACTCCCTTTGGGATCGTTGCTTTGAAGTTACCACAAGGGTGAGTGTACCCCATTTTTTACTTGTTTGTTCTTGGCGCATTGTTCTTTAAGTGAGATGATGATGCTTCTTTGGAAAatacaaaaaaggacacacatctTTAATCCTATAATAATGGGTAATTACAAAATACAAATTCAGAGCAAATACAGGAAGATAATAAAAATATCAACTTGCTGTCAATTAGTGAATTGATCTACAATACCATCCTTGTCAAATTGTGAATGGAGTAAAACAATTGGAGAAGTTGGTGTGTACCGGtaacttttatatttttttaaaaaaatatttaaaatatttttatttataaaatgccaTTCTGTACAAAAACTACTTACCAAGGTTAACAGTAGAAAGCTTAAAAAGGATACAAGATAAGTTTATATAATTCTATATATACCCTATTAAACTACATGTTTGTATTAGTATTATTGTATACAAATACTATAAAATGTTATCGTACGCCAAAAATTTCAATACAGCCATAAATAAAGATGAGTTACATCTAAATTTTCTTCCAAATACTATATATCGGTAAATATTCATATAATCAAAAATATACAGTTTCCTATTCAGTTCTCAGCTTCCTCAAAGGCCACCTCTGAAAGCTTCATTGAATCACTCTTGAATTCACATTCGTCTAGATCTTCTTGAAGACAGTCTATTCTCTTGCTTTGGTCAGGGGCCTGGCTTTTATGCTCGAGCCAGTCTTCCTCCAGCCAATCATTTTAAAGAGTAGAATTCTGCCCCCTCATCGGGCCACTACATTAGCCCATTGCAGCAATCTGTACCGTTGTAGAAAATTGTCTTTATTCGGTTGCTTGAACTTCTTCAGATAATTTCTCCAGTAAAGCTATATTGCAGACATAGTTCATCAATTTCTGTAGAGTACCTCCATCTTCAGACCATCAGTTCTTGGCTATGACTTGGCTTGCAGCCACCAACAAAATGATAGCAGTTCTGTATATTGTAGCTCTGCATTTTGACCATCATAAATTATTAATAAAGAAAGAGGTGGTGTTGCATCTCAAGtttcattcagcaacacttgaCCCCCAAAACATATGTATTCTTggacattcccaccacatatgtatATAAATGCCAATACTTCTGCAGTTTCCTCTAGCAATTTGGCTTAATTGTTCCATAGATcaatcttaattttttttggtGTTAAAACACCAATGGTgtaatatgcagagcttggaaaagttacttttttgaactacaactcccatcagccccagccagcatggccagtggattgggctgatgggagctgtagttcaaaaaaggaacttttccaagctctggtaatatgTTTAAATTATTCACATTCATTTCCACTGATACAGATTTTAACTGTTTAATCTTTCAAAACTGCGTCTTAGTTCTTCCTTGTAATGTTGTTTCCTAAATCTTTTCCCCAGCATTCCTTCGGTCCTAAGAAAGTGTCCATGTTTACTTTCTCTATTTTGTAACACAATGGAGAAAGTAACCATGGGCACTTTTCATAAAGCCAAAACCAACCCTTTaagctataaatcaaataataaatagctcCATTATCTGTTAGTGAAGTTGGCCGAGATTTGACTTGGTACAATaccagtggaaactggtggctttgatgtcagtggggcagtgaatccactccaggttttagtctgaactttcaaggagctgtctaagctGCTGAGTGTTATAACATGTATAACATATATAACGTTGCAGAGTCTAACCTCTTTCAACTGATCCTTAATTTGTTGCAACTGATCCTTAATCCTTAATAATGTGCAATGATCATACACACATCACAGTACCTGTGGAACTGCCCCTTAAGAGTTCTAAGAATTCTTGTTATGAAAAAGATACTATGGAAGAAACTGGAATTACAGGCCAAGAAACAGTTCCTCATggggtgtttaaaaaaaaaaaaaaagttttcacaggcataaaacaacaaacaaaacagatCCAAGAGGTCTTAAGCAATACAGTAAGAGAACAGGAGGATACAAAGTAAAGAGGTACAGTCATTTGGGTGCAACATGTCAGATCCGTTTTTGCAGCATTTGAAAACTATCACACCTCACACCTGCACTGATGTGTGTTTGCAAAATGGGTCAAGAGAGCTGGGTTGCCATGCCACCCTATACCATGTGTTGTAGAATTtataaagggaaaaaaaggaagcCCAAATCACCATAAAGGCATTGCTTTCTACAATGTCCTCTGCCAGTTCCAAGCTATGAGTTAACTTTTCAGAGCACTTTATAGAGTACATATCAGTGTCTAAGAGTGGCGCAAGACATTTTGTCGTCTGAGGCAAGATGGTGCCCATTCCACATCAGAAACTAACTACAACACTGGAAATGGGATAGCATTtccccactgcacctgaggcagcaggTGAGTTTAGAAGGCTCAGGAGATGCCATGTGTTAATAGGGGAATGGCTGTAGGGGCTCAGGAACAACAGCTGAGGGATGCTCTTCTTCCCAACagcgagttcaatgggatttcctgccAGGTGGATTGCAGTATAAAGCACTTTAAGTTTTCAAAAACAACTTTGGCTTAGTTTAGAATCTACAATAAATACAAAAGATAACTGAGCCTTCTGGAAAATAAATGTTTGAACagtgattttaaaaattaaattccaAGTTGCCTTAATCAAAATGGGAAAAGCATGTTACTGATCTAATGTCTGTTCTCCTCAAATGCACCAGTTGTTAAGTTCTGGTCCTGAACCCACAAATCCACCCAAAGCAAAAGAGGGAAGCAGGCGAATGGGTGAGAAAGTTAAGAAATGGATGGGTTGCTTTCAGAACCCAACATCTCTTCCAAGAGGACTCTGAGGATGACTTGCAGCTCACAGAGATCACCATTCTGACCACTAGAAGAAACATCCCCCAACTTTCTGTGTCTTGTTTTAACACTGAGAATAGACAAAAGTACCACAGATAGAATTCTTGCACCTTTTGTGTCCTTAATCATGCAGAGGTTGTGATGAAGAGCACAGTCCTATCGAATCCCtcctcagaaggaagtcctgttgaTTCCTCCCAGATGAGTCCAGCATTGCTGCCCTAACCAGGCAGGATTTTCCTCCTCCCACTTGAAATGGCATGTTCATTAATAgctagttttttgtttttgctgcttcAGCTACATGGTTTAGAAGAGGAAGGAGGTAAAGACATGGTGAGGAAGGGACTAAGAGATTTGCTGAAGCTCTGGCACTGGCAGTGAGACAGAGGGAGGGTGATGGGGACTATTTGGCAGGAATAGACAACCCACTTCTGTTGAGAGATTATCAAATGTTTTGAGTGGCATTGAACTCATTAAGCAGGCTCTAGGAGTGCTGATATATTTGTCTCCGGTATCAGTAGCAAGCTAGGCAACAAAAGTAAACTTTGTTTAGTCGTCCTTTCCATATTAAATGATATTGCTTTTAACAGATCCATGCTGGAGGGCTTGGCAAAATGGATGTCATTAACACTACAGAAATGTAAATCAGTTCTTCGACAAGCTCTGTTCTGCCAAGAAATAAAAGGGGCACATATGCCTTAAGGGAGGTTTTGGGatgccaaattattattattattattattattattaaatttgtatccccccttccccccagcaggagcccagggcagcaaacaaaatgctaaaaacacgttaaaacatcataaaaacagatcttaaaacacattaaaacaaaacagcattaaaatagttttttaaaaaaaacaacttaaaaaagggttaaaaacattattaaaaaacatgttaagcaattgtaacacagacgcagactgggataggtctcaacctaaaaggcttgttgaaagaggaaagtcttcaaaaggcgccgaaaagatagcagagatggcgcctgcctaatattcaaagggagggaattccacagggtaggtgctgccacactaaaggtctgtttcccatATTGTGCAgtacaaacctcctgataaggaggtttctgcaggaggccctcacctgcagagtgcagtgatcgactgggcatataaggggtaagacggtctttcaggtatcctggtcctgagctgtataccAAAGATAGAACattgaacttgacccggtagcaaataggcagccagtgcagttctttcagcagcggggtgacatgttggcgataccctgccccagtgagcagtctcgctgccgcattttgcaccagctgcagcttctgggccaacctcaagggcagccccacatagagcacattacagtaatccagcccggaggttaccagtgcatggacaacagtggccaggctatccggTGTACAAacggccaaagctggtaaaaagtacTCCTAGCCAtgcaggtcacctgggcctctagtgacaaagatggatccaggagtacccccaggctacggacctgctctttcagagggagtacgaccctatccaaagaaggcaactgaccaattatccaaactcgggagccaccaacccacagcacctccgtcttgctaggattcagactcagtttattggccctcatccagcccaccaccgagtccaggcagtggtccaggccttgcacggcctctcccgattcagatgttatggagaaatggaACTGGGTATcaacagcatactgctgacacctcaccccaaagctcctgatgactgctcccaagggcttcatatagatgttaaacagcatgggggacaagatggtaccctgcggcacctcacagcacagctgccaggaggccaaaagacagtcacccaatgctattctctgagactgaccctggagataggatcagaaccactgtaaaacagtgcctgcaatacccatcttaccaagtcggcccagaaggataccatggtgaatggtatcaaaagctgctgagagatcaagtaagaataacagggtcacactccccctgtccttctcccaataaaggtcatccatcagggcaaccaaggccgattcagtcccataacaaggcctgaacccagacctggatgggtcaagataatgtttcatccaagagcgcttgcagttgctgcaccacaaccctctcaatcaccttccctaggaagggggtatttgaaaccggtcggtagttgtcacaaaccaatgggtccagggtaggctttttcaggagtggtcgaatcaaggcggctggaaccactccctcctgcaatgatgcgttgaccacaccctggatccactcggtcagaccccctcagcaagcttgaaTAAGCCAAGGGCgagggttgagaggacactttgctggccgtatcatcgcaagcaccttgtccacgtcatcaggccgcatcaactgaaacggttccaaagaagttgcaacagacgttgcactggacacctcattggggactacagtagatgtggatggggcatcaagattactatggaggcgagcaattttaccctcaaagtgcctttcaaacaattaacagtgggcctccgaagggtttaagactccatttcctggagttgatgtcaacagaccagacaatacggaaaagctcaactggacggctacttgaggatgcaatggagggagagaagtgggccttcttctccgccctcaccgccatacagtaggcatggttatgatgttttacttgtgcctgatcagactcacagcacatctttcgccacttgcgctctagctgtcgtccagcctgttttattgcccttacctcactggtgtaccaaggtgcaagccgggctccacagtgccggaaagggcgctcgggggcaaccgtgtcgagagcccgacgcgcctcgctgttccacagcgtgacaagggcttcaatagggttacctgctctatctactgggaatgcTGGAGTGCATTCAGATCTCAATGTCAAACAATCCTAAACAGGGTGCCACGATTACATCTAGGAACTGCAGGCTTACATGATAACAGCACACTTCAAAACAGGGTGGTCCACAGTACTGCCATTTGCCCTTCCGGAAACTAGTACTGCAGCATCTCCTTCCATTCATGCAGGCTTATGCATTATTTTTGATTGTGCTATGTACCTGCAAGCAGCTTTGGGCTGGTCAGGATCCAAAGCCATCTTCTAGAATACACTCCGCCAGATATACAGGTGTATGATTTATGGTGGCCCAAGCCATATTTTGGGTTGGCACCTCCAGCCCCTTATTTTTTTCCTACAAATATCTATTTTTGCTATTGGTGGCCTGCATAGAAGTGTTTGACTGTGCCAGGTGCCTTGAGGAAGCTCTGGGCCATGCAGGATCCAATTTCATATTGTAGACACTCTCTTGGGAGTGTGGGTGTATGATCTGTGGTGGCCAAAAGCATTATTTTGCAGTGGGCACACCCAGTTCCTGATTTTTTATGGTTATGATGCCAtcatgctggaattgctttttaattttttttaaaacaatatgtttttaacccctttaaaa
Proteins encoded:
- the LOC133390711 gene encoding ras association domain-containing protein 5-like is translated as MAGAAPVKMPPSIVSGTLSPRGKKRRVLVVKGPKALRAPALQEKELFPPPSKQSLPLPEGKDGDAAGAACPMLGRRRRQGLHRPRHVRTIFEPQQQVQPPQLRQPHRFRPAEGVRTWCDLCCHYIFSASQRCADCKYTCHSRCQDLVHLDCQQNGKLMECRSTYDINDGQL